In Papaver somniferum cultivar HN1 chromosome 1, ASM357369v1, whole genome shotgun sequence, a genomic segment contains:
- the LOC113279983 gene encoding putative transcription elongation factor SPT5 homolog 1 isoform X3, translated as MKMSNKTLAQHRHDEDDSDEDEDEEGEFDVAEYERRGFSKSSAGGDSSHKLRRLDSLYDSSADEYDSEDEDEDEDEEREEDEMYSSSGRKRKRHSSNPFIDDQAIVATDDEDDDYERGEVDRDFIEPDENIPEEHEATRMQHRRMLPQEDEEVDVDEFERRIRQRYSSQSYLEEGIDEISDVEQQALLPSIKDPKLWMVKCAMGREREAAVCLMQKRIDRGHREMQIRSVISPHYLKNYIYVEADKSAHVIEACKGLRILNTTKVMLVPIKEMTDVLLIEGNPIDTAKDMWVRLRIGIYKGALAKVVNVSDVRRKVMVKLIPRVDLQAIADKLEGRKVSKKAYIPSPRLMKIDEARNLNIPVDYRTGRSTNIQFCVIDGKMFKDGFLYKTVSMRSIDYQNIQPTFSELEKFCETGHGVVGSMSTSPRNRKKSHFMKGDAVIVVKGDLKNLMGWVEKVEEDNVHIRPKVKGLCTTVAVNEKYVCKSFKPGDHVKVVFGAHKGVTGMVIKVNSNVLIILSDATKEDIRVFAEHAVDSSEVTTGVTKVGDYELHDLVMLDNTCFGVIIRLESQTLQILLGDPDRPDVARVKMREIKYKIQRRNTALDQSNNTVSVKDVVKILMGPCKGKQGPVEHIFRGTLFINDRHHMEHSGFICVRAQSCIVMGGSPAKVSLSSRFGSSTDAARIAPSPRRFPSGGPPFDSGGRQKSGQRGHDSFVGSTIKIRIGHYKGCRGRVVSVKGQSVRVELESQMKTVLVNRDEISAIPDVSTSLSEPPQHGIGSETPIHRAQTPTHSYATPTRNEGGTPRHSGTWTPLRDQAWNPEATTTPSGEKWEDGNPGSWGTIPPTQTTPLGRSNKAPSAGSDWGNWGDGDCGSRGTVPPAQPATPFARSNEAPSTGTGWGNWGDGNRGSPGTIPPAQTTSLACSNEAPSAGSDWGNWGDGNHGSRGTVPPAQQATPLARSNEAPSTGTGWGSWGDGNRGSPGTIPPAQQATPLARSNEAPSTGSSWGTWGDGNPGSRGTIPPAQQAPPLSRSNEAPGTGSGWGNWGNGNPGSRGTVPPAQQAPPLSRSNEAPSTSSGLGNWGDGNRGSKGSSPQCGQGTPRAHSNEAPALAQSTGSGWGGKKKLGRWKCFHPCL; from the exons ATGAAAATGTCAAATAAAACCCTAGCTCAGCATCGCCATGACGAAGATGATAGTGAtgaagacgaagacgaagaaggagAGTTTGATGTTGCTGAGTATGAGAGAAGAGGTTTTAGTAAAAGTAGTGCTGGTGGTGATTCCAGTCACAAACTAAGGAGATTAGATTCTCTATATGATAGTAGTGCAGATGAATATGATAGTGaggatgaagacgaagatgaagacgaagagaGAGAGGAAGATGAAATGTATTCCTCCTCTGGTAGAAAGCGGAAGAGACATAGTTCTAATCCTTTTATTGATGATCAAGCTATTGTTGctactgatgatgaagatgatgattatgaaAGAGGAGAAGTTGATCGTG ATTTCATAGAGCCTGATGAAAACATACCGGAAGAACATGAGGCCACAAGGATGCAACATCGTCGTATGTTACCTCAAGAGGATGAAGAAGTAGATGTTGATGAATTTGAGAGAAGAATTCGCCAACGGTATTCCAGTCAATCCTACTTAGAAGAAGGTATTGATGAAATTAGTGACGTTGAGCAGCAAGCTCTTTTGCCATCAATTAAGGATCCAAAGTTGTGGATGGTGAAATGCGCA ATGGGTCGTGAGCGAGAGGCAGCTGTTTGCCTTATGCAGAAACGTATTGATCGAGGTCATCGTGAAATGCAGATAAGATCTGTCATCTCTCCTCATTATCTTAAGAACTATATTTACGTTGAGGCTGATAAGTCAGCCCATGTGATAGAG GCTTGCAAAGGTCTCAGGATCTTAAATACTACAAAAGTAATGCTTGTTCCGATAAAAGAAATGACAGATGTGCTTTTAATAGAAGGCAATCCCATAGATACTGCAAAGGATATGTGGGTGCGACTGAGGATCGGGATATATAAAGGGGCTCTTGCAAAA GTTGTTAATGTGTCTGATGTACGACGAAAGGTTATGGTTAAGCTAATCCCACGGGTTGATTTGCAAGCCATTGCTGATAAACTG GAAGGTAGGAAAGTCTCGAAAAAGGCATATATACCCTCTCCACGCCTCATGAAAATAGATGAAGCAAG GAACCTTAATATACCAGTCGACTATAGAACGGGACGAAGCACTAATATTCAATTCTGTGTAATTGATGGAAAGATGTTTAAAgacggtttcctatataaaactgTATCAATGAGATCAATAGATTATCAAAACATTCAACCAACCTTTAGTGAGCTTGAGAAATTTTGTGAGACTGGGCATGGAGTTGTGGGTAGTATGTCCACTTCACCTAGAAACAGGAAAAAAAGCCACTTTATGAAGGGTGATGCTGTCATTGTTGTTAAAGGAGATCTCAAAAATCTGATGGGATGGGTTGAAAAAGTTGAGGAAGATAACGTCCATATTAGGCCAAAAGTGAAGGGCCTGTGT ACAACAGTTGCTGTGAATGAAAAATATGTTTGCAAATCCTTCAAGCCCGGGGATCATGTGAAGGTTGTCTTTGGTGCTCACAAGGGTGTAACCGGTATGGTTATTAAGGTTAACAGTAATGTACTCATCATTCTATCTGACGCAACTAAAGAAGAC ATCCGTGTCTTTGCTGAACATGCTGTGGACAGCTCTGAAGTAACTACTGGGGTTACCAAAGTTGGGGATTATGAGTTGCATGACCTTGTCATGCTTGA TAACACGTGCTTTGGAGTAATAATACGTTTAGAGAGTCAAACACTCCAGATACTGCTGGGAGATCCAGATAGACCTGATGTTGCACGAGTGAAGATGAGGGAGATCAAATACAAGATTCAGAGGAGGAATACTGCTCTAGATCAATCGAACAATACTGTGTCTGTGAAAGATGTTGTGAAGATTCTAATGGGCCCTTGCAAA GGAAAACAAGGTCCTGTAGAACACATATTTAGAGGAACATTGTTCATAAATGACCGCCATCACATGGAGCATTCTGGTTTTATCTGTGTGAGAGCACAATCTTGTATAGTGATGGGTGGCTCACCTGCCAAG GTTTCCCTGTCCTCGAGATTTGGAAGTTCTACAGATGCAGCTCGCATCGCCCCTTcaccaagaagatttcctagtgGAGGACCTCCATTTGACT CTGGAGGAAGACAGAAGAGTGGACAGCGAGGGCATGATTCTTTTGTTGGTAGTACCATAAAAATTCGTATTGGTCACTATAAGGGATGTCGCGGTCGTGTTGTAAGTGTTAAGGGCCAATCAGTTCGAGTTGAACTGGAATCTCAAATGAAAACTGTACTAG TTAACCGTGACGAGATATCTGCTATCCCAGATGTTTCTACTTCATTAAG TGAACCACCTCAACATGGTATAGGAAGTGAGACACCTATACATCGCGCACAAACTCCGACACACTCATATGCCACTCCTACGAGAAATGAAGGAG GAACACCAAGACATAGTGGTACCTGGACTCCCCTGCGTGATCAAGCTTGGAATCCTGAAGCTACCACAACTCCATCCGG ggaaaaatggGAAGATGGAAATCCTGGCTCGTGGGGAACCATTCCACCAACTCAA ACAACTCCTCTTGGACGTTCAAATAAAGCACCAAGTGCAGGTTCTGATTGGGGCAACTGGGGAGATGGAGATTGTGGCTCGCGGGGAACTGTTCCACCAGCTCAA CCGGCAACTCCTTTCGCACGTTCAAATGAAGCACCAAGCACAGGTACCGGTTGGGGCAACTGGGGAGATGGAAATCGTGGTTCGCCGGGAACCATTCCACCAGCTCAA ACAACTTCTCTTGCATGTTCAAATGAAGCACCAAGCGCAGGTTCTGATTGGGGCAACTGGGGAGATGGAAATCATGGCTCGCGGGGAACTGTTCCACCAGCTCAA CAGGCAACTCCTCTTGCACGTTCAAATGAAGCACCAAGCACAGGTACCGGTTGGGGCAGCTGGGGAGATGGAAATCGTGGCTCGCCGGGAACCATTCCACCAGCTCAA CAGGCAACTCCTCTTGCACGTTCAAATGAAGCACCAAGCACAGGTTCCAGTTGGGGCACCTGGGGAGATGGAAATCCTGGCTCGCGGGGAACCATTCCACCAGCTCAA CAGGCACCCCCTCTTTCACGTTCAAATGAAGCACCAGGCACAGGTTCCGGTTGGGGCAACTGGGGAAATGGAAATCCTGGCTCGCGGGGAACCGTTCCACCAGCTCAA CAGGCACCTCCTCTTTCACGTTCAAATGAAGCACCAAGCACAAGTTCCGGTTTGGGCAACTGGGGAGATGGGAACCGTGGCTCGAAGGGAAGCAGTCCACAATGCGGC CAGGGAACTCCTCGAGCGCATTCAAATGAAGCACCAGCACTAGCACAGAGCACAGGTTCAGGCTGGGGAGGTAAAAAAAAGTTGGGAAGATGGAAATGTTTCCACCCATGTTTGTGA
- the LOC113279983 gene encoding putative transcription elongation factor SPT5 homolog 1 isoform X6, with product MKMSNKTLAQHRHDEDDSDEDEDEEGEFDVAEYERRGFSKSSAGGDSSHKLRRLDSLYDSSADEYDSEDEDEDEDEEREEDEMYSSSGRKRKRHSSNPFIDDQAIVATDDEDDDYERGEVDRDFIEPDENIPEEHEATRMQHRRMLPQEDEEVDVDEFERRIRQRYSSQSYLEEGIDEISDVEQQALLPSIKDPKLWMVKCAMGREREAAVCLMQKRIDRGHREMQIRSVISPHYLKNYIYVEADKSAHVIEACKGLRILNTTKVMLVPIKEMTDVLLIEGNPIDTAKDMWVRLRIGIYKGALAKVVNVSDVRRKVMVKLIPRVDLQAIADKLEGRKVSKKAYIPSPRLMKIDEARNLNIPVDYRTGRSTNIQFCVIDGKMFKDGFLYKTVSMRSIDYQNIQPTFSELEKFCETGHGVVGSMSTSPRNRKKSHFMKGDAVIVVKGDLKNLMGWVEKVEEDNVHIRPKVKGLCTTVAVNEKYVCKSFKPGDHVKVVFGAHKGVTGMVIKVNSNVLIILSDATKEDIRVFAEHAVDSSEVTTGVTKVGDYELHDLVMLDNTCFGVIIRLESQTLQILLGDPDRPDVARVKMREIKYKIQRRNTALDQSNNTVSVKDVVKILMGPCKGKQGPVEHIFRGTLFINDRHHMEHSGFICVRAQSCIVMGGSPAKVSLSSRFGSSTDAARIAPSPRRFPSGGPPFDSGGRQKSGQRGHDSFVGSTIKIRIGHYKGCRGRVVSVKGQSVRVELESQMKTVLVNRDEISAIPDVSTSLSEPPQHGIGSETPIHRAQTPTHSYATPTRNEGGTPRHSGTWTPLRDQAWNPEATTTPSGEKWEDGNPGSWGTIPPTQTTPLGRSNKAPSAGSDWGNWGDGDCGSRGTVPPAQPATPFARSNEAPSTGTGWGNWGDGNRGSPGTIPPAQQTTSLACSNEAPSAGSDWGNWGDGNHGSRGTVPPAQQATPLARSNEAPSTGTGWGSWGDGNRGSPGTIPPAQQATPLARSNEAPSTGSSWGTWGDGNPGSRGTIPPAQAPPLSRSNEAPGTGSGWGNWGNGNPGSRGTVPPAQQAPPLSRSNEAPSTSSGLGNWGDGNRGSKGSSPQCGQGTPRAHSNEAPALAQSTGSGWGGKKKLGRWKCFHPCL from the exons ATGAAAATGTCAAATAAAACCCTAGCTCAGCATCGCCATGACGAAGATGATAGTGAtgaagacgaagacgaagaaggagAGTTTGATGTTGCTGAGTATGAGAGAAGAGGTTTTAGTAAAAGTAGTGCTGGTGGTGATTCCAGTCACAAACTAAGGAGATTAGATTCTCTATATGATAGTAGTGCAGATGAATATGATAGTGaggatgaagacgaagatgaagacgaagagaGAGAGGAAGATGAAATGTATTCCTCCTCTGGTAGAAAGCGGAAGAGACATAGTTCTAATCCTTTTATTGATGATCAAGCTATTGTTGctactgatgatgaagatgatgattatgaaAGAGGAGAAGTTGATCGTG ATTTCATAGAGCCTGATGAAAACATACCGGAAGAACATGAGGCCACAAGGATGCAACATCGTCGTATGTTACCTCAAGAGGATGAAGAAGTAGATGTTGATGAATTTGAGAGAAGAATTCGCCAACGGTATTCCAGTCAATCCTACTTAGAAGAAGGTATTGATGAAATTAGTGACGTTGAGCAGCAAGCTCTTTTGCCATCAATTAAGGATCCAAAGTTGTGGATGGTGAAATGCGCA ATGGGTCGTGAGCGAGAGGCAGCTGTTTGCCTTATGCAGAAACGTATTGATCGAGGTCATCGTGAAATGCAGATAAGATCTGTCATCTCTCCTCATTATCTTAAGAACTATATTTACGTTGAGGCTGATAAGTCAGCCCATGTGATAGAG GCTTGCAAAGGTCTCAGGATCTTAAATACTACAAAAGTAATGCTTGTTCCGATAAAAGAAATGACAGATGTGCTTTTAATAGAAGGCAATCCCATAGATACTGCAAAGGATATGTGGGTGCGACTGAGGATCGGGATATATAAAGGGGCTCTTGCAAAA GTTGTTAATGTGTCTGATGTACGACGAAAGGTTATGGTTAAGCTAATCCCACGGGTTGATTTGCAAGCCATTGCTGATAAACTG GAAGGTAGGAAAGTCTCGAAAAAGGCATATATACCCTCTCCACGCCTCATGAAAATAGATGAAGCAAG GAACCTTAATATACCAGTCGACTATAGAACGGGACGAAGCACTAATATTCAATTCTGTGTAATTGATGGAAAGATGTTTAAAgacggtttcctatataaaactgTATCAATGAGATCAATAGATTATCAAAACATTCAACCAACCTTTAGTGAGCTTGAGAAATTTTGTGAGACTGGGCATGGAGTTGTGGGTAGTATGTCCACTTCACCTAGAAACAGGAAAAAAAGCCACTTTATGAAGGGTGATGCTGTCATTGTTGTTAAAGGAGATCTCAAAAATCTGATGGGATGGGTTGAAAAAGTTGAGGAAGATAACGTCCATATTAGGCCAAAAGTGAAGGGCCTGTGT ACAACAGTTGCTGTGAATGAAAAATATGTTTGCAAATCCTTCAAGCCCGGGGATCATGTGAAGGTTGTCTTTGGTGCTCACAAGGGTGTAACCGGTATGGTTATTAAGGTTAACAGTAATGTACTCATCATTCTATCTGACGCAACTAAAGAAGAC ATCCGTGTCTTTGCTGAACATGCTGTGGACAGCTCTGAAGTAACTACTGGGGTTACCAAAGTTGGGGATTATGAGTTGCATGACCTTGTCATGCTTGA TAACACGTGCTTTGGAGTAATAATACGTTTAGAGAGTCAAACACTCCAGATACTGCTGGGAGATCCAGATAGACCTGATGTTGCACGAGTGAAGATGAGGGAGATCAAATACAAGATTCAGAGGAGGAATACTGCTCTAGATCAATCGAACAATACTGTGTCTGTGAAAGATGTTGTGAAGATTCTAATGGGCCCTTGCAAA GGAAAACAAGGTCCTGTAGAACACATATTTAGAGGAACATTGTTCATAAATGACCGCCATCACATGGAGCATTCTGGTTTTATCTGTGTGAGAGCACAATCTTGTATAGTGATGGGTGGCTCACCTGCCAAG GTTTCCCTGTCCTCGAGATTTGGAAGTTCTACAGATGCAGCTCGCATCGCCCCTTcaccaagaagatttcctagtgGAGGACCTCCATTTGACT CTGGAGGAAGACAGAAGAGTGGACAGCGAGGGCATGATTCTTTTGTTGGTAGTACCATAAAAATTCGTATTGGTCACTATAAGGGATGTCGCGGTCGTGTTGTAAGTGTTAAGGGCCAATCAGTTCGAGTTGAACTGGAATCTCAAATGAAAACTGTACTAG TTAACCGTGACGAGATATCTGCTATCCCAGATGTTTCTACTTCATTAAG TGAACCACCTCAACATGGTATAGGAAGTGAGACACCTATACATCGCGCACAAACTCCGACACACTCATATGCCACTCCTACGAGAAATGAAGGAG GAACACCAAGACATAGTGGTACCTGGACTCCCCTGCGTGATCAAGCTTGGAATCCTGAAGCTACCACAACTCCATCCGG ggaaaaatggGAAGATGGAAATCCTGGCTCGTGGGGAACCATTCCACCAACTCAA ACAACTCCTCTTGGACGTTCAAATAAAGCACCAAGTGCAGGTTCTGATTGGGGCAACTGGGGAGATGGAGATTGTGGCTCGCGGGGAACTGTTCCACCAGCTCAA CCGGCAACTCCTTTCGCACGTTCAAATGAAGCACCAAGCACAGGTACCGGTTGGGGCAACTGGGGAGATGGAAATCGTGGTTCGCCGGGAACCATTCCACCAGCTCAA CAGACAACTTCTCTTGCATGTTCAAATGAAGCACCAAGCGCAGGTTCTGATTGGGGCAACTGGGGAGATGGAAATCATGGCTCGCGGGGAACTGTTCCACCAGCTCAA CAGGCAACTCCTCTTGCACGTTCAAATGAAGCACCAAGCACAGGTACCGGTTGGGGCAGCTGGGGAGATGGAAATCGTGGCTCGCCGGGAACCATTCCACCAGCTCAA CAGGCAACTCCTCTTGCACGTTCAAATGAAGCACCAAGCACAGGTTCCAGTTGGGGCACCTGGGGAGATGGAAATCCTGGCTCGCGGGGAACCATTCCACCAGCTCAA GCACCCCCTCTTTCACGTTCAAATGAAGCACCAGGCACAGGTTCCGGTTGGGGCAACTGGGGAAATGGAAATCCTGGCTCGCGGGGAACCGTTCCACCAGCTCAA CAGGCACCTCCTCTTTCACGTTCAAATGAAGCACCAAGCACAAGTTCCGGTTTGGGCAACTGGGGAGATGGGAACCGTGGCTCGAAGGGAAGCAGTCCACAATGCGGC CAGGGAACTCCTCGAGCGCATTCAAATGAAGCACCAGCACTAGCACAGAGCACAGGTTCAGGCTGGGGAGGTAAAAAAAAGTTGGGAAGATGGAAATGTTTCCACCCATGTTTGTGA
- the LOC113279983 gene encoding putative transcription elongation factor SPT5 homolog 1 isoform X2, with protein sequence MKMSNKTLAQHRHDEDDSDEDEDEEGEFDVAEYERRGFSKSSAGGDSSHKLRRLDSLYDSSADEYDSEDEDEDEDEEREEDEMYSSSGRKRKRHSSNPFIDDQAIVATDDEDDDYERGEVDRDFIEPDENIPEEHEATRMQHRRMLPQEDEEVDVDEFERRIRQRYSSQSYLEEGIDEISDVEQQALLPSIKDPKLWMVKCAMGREREAAVCLMQKRIDRGHREMQIRSVISPHYLKNYIYVEADKSAHVIEACKGLRILNTTKVMLVPIKEMTDVLLIEGNPIDTAKDMWVRLRIGIYKGALAKVVNVSDVRRKVMVKLIPRVDLQAIADKLEGRKVSKKAYIPSPRLMKIDEARNLNIPVDYRTGRSTNIQFCVIDGKMFKDGFLYKTVSMRSIDYQNIQPTFSELEKFCETGHGVVGSMSTSPRNRKKSHFMKGDAVIVVKGDLKNLMGWVEKVEEDNVHIRPKVKGLCTTVAVNEKYVCKSFKPGDHVKVVFGAHKGVTGMVIKVNSNVLIILSDATKEDIRVFAEHAVDSSEVTTGVTKVGDYELHDLVMLDNTCFGVIIRLESQTLQILLGDPDRPDVARVKMREIKYKIQRRNTALDQSNNTVSVKDVVKILMGPCKGKQGPVEHIFRGTLFINDRHHMEHSGFICVRAQSCIVMGGSPAKVSLSSRFGSSTDAARIAPSPRRFPSGGPPFDSGGRQKSGQRGHDSFVGSTIKIRIGHYKGCRGRVVSVKGQSVRVELESQMKTVLVNRDEISAIPDVSTSLSEPPQHGIGSETPIHRAQTPTHSYATPTRNEGGTPRHSGTWTPLRDQAWNPEATTTPSGEKWEDGNPGSWGTIPPTQTTPLGRSNKAPSAGSDWGNWGDGDCGSRGTVPPAQPATPFARSNEAPSTGTGWGNWGDGNRGSPGTIPPAQQTTSLACSNEAPSAGSDWGNWGDGNHGSRGTVPPAQQATPLARSNEAPSTGTGWGSWGDGNRGSPGTIPPAQATPLARSNEAPSTGSSWGTWGDGNPGSRGTIPPAQQAPPLSRSNEAPGTGSGWGNWGNGNPGSRGTVPPAQQAPPLSRSNEAPSTSSGLGNWGDGNRGSKGSSPQCGQGTPRAHSNEAPALAQSTGSGWGGKKKLGRWKCFHPCL encoded by the exons ATGAAAATGTCAAATAAAACCCTAGCTCAGCATCGCCATGACGAAGATGATAGTGAtgaagacgaagacgaagaaggagAGTTTGATGTTGCTGAGTATGAGAGAAGAGGTTTTAGTAAAAGTAGTGCTGGTGGTGATTCCAGTCACAAACTAAGGAGATTAGATTCTCTATATGATAGTAGTGCAGATGAATATGATAGTGaggatgaagacgaagatgaagacgaagagaGAGAGGAAGATGAAATGTATTCCTCCTCTGGTAGAAAGCGGAAGAGACATAGTTCTAATCCTTTTATTGATGATCAAGCTATTGTTGctactgatgatgaagatgatgattatgaaAGAGGAGAAGTTGATCGTG ATTTCATAGAGCCTGATGAAAACATACCGGAAGAACATGAGGCCACAAGGATGCAACATCGTCGTATGTTACCTCAAGAGGATGAAGAAGTAGATGTTGATGAATTTGAGAGAAGAATTCGCCAACGGTATTCCAGTCAATCCTACTTAGAAGAAGGTATTGATGAAATTAGTGACGTTGAGCAGCAAGCTCTTTTGCCATCAATTAAGGATCCAAAGTTGTGGATGGTGAAATGCGCA ATGGGTCGTGAGCGAGAGGCAGCTGTTTGCCTTATGCAGAAACGTATTGATCGAGGTCATCGTGAAATGCAGATAAGATCTGTCATCTCTCCTCATTATCTTAAGAACTATATTTACGTTGAGGCTGATAAGTCAGCCCATGTGATAGAG GCTTGCAAAGGTCTCAGGATCTTAAATACTACAAAAGTAATGCTTGTTCCGATAAAAGAAATGACAGATGTGCTTTTAATAGAAGGCAATCCCATAGATACTGCAAAGGATATGTGGGTGCGACTGAGGATCGGGATATATAAAGGGGCTCTTGCAAAA GTTGTTAATGTGTCTGATGTACGACGAAAGGTTATGGTTAAGCTAATCCCACGGGTTGATTTGCAAGCCATTGCTGATAAACTG GAAGGTAGGAAAGTCTCGAAAAAGGCATATATACCCTCTCCACGCCTCATGAAAATAGATGAAGCAAG GAACCTTAATATACCAGTCGACTATAGAACGGGACGAAGCACTAATATTCAATTCTGTGTAATTGATGGAAAGATGTTTAAAgacggtttcctatataaaactgTATCAATGAGATCAATAGATTATCAAAACATTCAACCAACCTTTAGTGAGCTTGAGAAATTTTGTGAGACTGGGCATGGAGTTGTGGGTAGTATGTCCACTTCACCTAGAAACAGGAAAAAAAGCCACTTTATGAAGGGTGATGCTGTCATTGTTGTTAAAGGAGATCTCAAAAATCTGATGGGATGGGTTGAAAAAGTTGAGGAAGATAACGTCCATATTAGGCCAAAAGTGAAGGGCCTGTGT ACAACAGTTGCTGTGAATGAAAAATATGTTTGCAAATCCTTCAAGCCCGGGGATCATGTGAAGGTTGTCTTTGGTGCTCACAAGGGTGTAACCGGTATGGTTATTAAGGTTAACAGTAATGTACTCATCATTCTATCTGACGCAACTAAAGAAGAC ATCCGTGTCTTTGCTGAACATGCTGTGGACAGCTCTGAAGTAACTACTGGGGTTACCAAAGTTGGGGATTATGAGTTGCATGACCTTGTCATGCTTGA TAACACGTGCTTTGGAGTAATAATACGTTTAGAGAGTCAAACACTCCAGATACTGCTGGGAGATCCAGATAGACCTGATGTTGCACGAGTGAAGATGAGGGAGATCAAATACAAGATTCAGAGGAGGAATACTGCTCTAGATCAATCGAACAATACTGTGTCTGTGAAAGATGTTGTGAAGATTCTAATGGGCCCTTGCAAA GGAAAACAAGGTCCTGTAGAACACATATTTAGAGGAACATTGTTCATAAATGACCGCCATCACATGGAGCATTCTGGTTTTATCTGTGTGAGAGCACAATCTTGTATAGTGATGGGTGGCTCACCTGCCAAG GTTTCCCTGTCCTCGAGATTTGGAAGTTCTACAGATGCAGCTCGCATCGCCCCTTcaccaagaagatttcctagtgGAGGACCTCCATTTGACT CTGGAGGAAGACAGAAGAGTGGACAGCGAGGGCATGATTCTTTTGTTGGTAGTACCATAAAAATTCGTATTGGTCACTATAAGGGATGTCGCGGTCGTGTTGTAAGTGTTAAGGGCCAATCAGTTCGAGTTGAACTGGAATCTCAAATGAAAACTGTACTAG TTAACCGTGACGAGATATCTGCTATCCCAGATGTTTCTACTTCATTAAG TGAACCACCTCAACATGGTATAGGAAGTGAGACACCTATACATCGCGCACAAACTCCGACACACTCATATGCCACTCCTACGAGAAATGAAGGAG GAACACCAAGACATAGTGGTACCTGGACTCCCCTGCGTGATCAAGCTTGGAATCCTGAAGCTACCACAACTCCATCCGG ggaaaaatggGAAGATGGAAATCCTGGCTCGTGGGGAACCATTCCACCAACTCAA ACAACTCCTCTTGGACGTTCAAATAAAGCACCAAGTGCAGGTTCTGATTGGGGCAACTGGGGAGATGGAGATTGTGGCTCGCGGGGAACTGTTCCACCAGCTCAA CCGGCAACTCCTTTCGCACGTTCAAATGAAGCACCAAGCACAGGTACCGGTTGGGGCAACTGGGGAGATGGAAATCGTGGTTCGCCGGGAACCATTCCACCAGCTCAA CAGACAACTTCTCTTGCATGTTCAAATGAAGCACCAAGCGCAGGTTCTGATTGGGGCAACTGGGGAGATGGAAATCATGGCTCGCGGGGAACTGTTCCACCAGCTCAA CAGGCAACTCCTCTTGCACGTTCAAATGAAGCACCAAGCACAGGTACCGGTTGGGGCAGCTGGGGAGATGGAAATCGTGGCTCGCCGGGAACCATTCCACCAGCTCAA GCAACTCCTCTTGCACGTTCAAATGAAGCACCAAGCACAGGTTCCAGTTGGGGCACCTGGGGAGATGGAAATCCTGGCTCGCGGGGAACCATTCCACCAGCTCAA CAGGCACCCCCTCTTTCACGTTCAAATGAAGCACCAGGCACAGGTTCCGGTTGGGGCAACTGGGGAAATGGAAATCCTGGCTCGCGGGGAACCGTTCCACCAGCTCAA CAGGCACCTCCTCTTTCACGTTCAAATGAAGCACCAAGCACAAGTTCCGGTTTGGGCAACTGGGGAGATGGGAACCGTGGCTCGAAGGGAAGCAGTCCACAATGCGGC CAGGGAACTCCTCGAGCGCATTCAAATGAAGCACCAGCACTAGCACAGAGCACAGGTTCAGGCTGGGGAGGTAAAAAAAAGTTGGGAAGATGGAAATGTTTCCACCCATGTTTGTGA